The Hypnocyclicus thermotrophus genome contains a region encoding:
- a CDS encoding AAA family ATPase, with amino-acid sequence MKKIAYGISNFKTIIEDGYYYVDKTKYIEMLENLNERYLIFLRPRRFGKSLFISLLEYYYDINYKENKLFDEFYIGNNPTKLKNSYYILKFNFSGINTKIEKETLEGFRTKVINGIKEFLIKNKFKMKIDEEKTATEIMSTFLTEVRALIDGKIYILIDEYDHFANELLGFNYNFYQNSVSSNGFVRKFYEVIKDGTGTGIVDRLFITGVSPITLDSMTSGFNIGSDITLDSDFNEMMGFTEEEVKKLANATIENYDIDANIDRLRDYYNGYKFNKKCKNRVYNSDMVLYYMSYYQKNKEEPENIIDNNILSDYRKIGKLFEIGGRNNERIKILKEIVMGIEQEVVISSRFNLEIEFNLDDFKSLLFYMGLMTIKRVDEFGAVYIGVPNYVIRELYFEYFNKIIEEEADFKIDDSKIREAILEIARDGKIDKLIKLTENILHKLSNRDFIKFDEKYVKVIMLMYLYKSNLYFTKSEYEVEDGYIDIVLKKGTIGQPRYYGMFELKYISKKDYTEDLLKKKLEEAKEQLMKYKESEELRSMNNMKKWALVFVGSECKGMECISDNMKKDIM; translated from the coding sequence ATGAAAAAAATAGCATATGGGATAAGTAATTTTAAAACAATAATAGAAGATGGTTATTATTATGTAGATAAAACTAAATATATTGAGATGTTAGAAAATTTAAATGAAAGATATTTGATATTTTTAAGACCTAGAAGATTTGGGAAAAGTCTATTTATATCATTATTGGAATATTATTATGATATAAATTATAAAGAAAATAAGCTGTTTGATGAATTTTATATAGGAAATAATCCAACAAAATTAAAAAATAGTTATTATATATTGAAATTTAATTTTTCAGGAATAAATACAAAAATAGAAAAGGAGACATTAGAAGGATTTAGGACAAAAGTAATAAATGGAATAAAAGAATTTTTAATAAAAAATAAATTTAAAATGAAAATAGATGAAGAAAAAACTGCAACGGAAATAATGAGTACATTTTTAACAGAAGTAAGAGCTTTAATTGATGGAAAAATATATATATTAATAGATGAATATGACCATTTTGCCAATGAATTATTAGGTTTTAATTATAATTTTTATCAAAATTCAGTAAGCAGTAATGGATTTGTAAGGAAATTTTATGAAGTAATAAAAGATGGGACAGGAACTGGAATAGTAGATAGGTTATTTATAACAGGAGTAAGTCCAATAACATTAGATAGTATGACAAGTGGATTTAATATAGGTTCAGATATAACATTAGATTCAGATTTTAATGAGATGATGGGGTTTACAGAAGAAGAGGTAAAGAAATTAGCCAATGCAACAATAGAAAATTATGATATAGATGCTAATATAGATAGATTAAGAGACTATTACAATGGATATAAATTTAATAAAAAGTGTAAAAATAGAGTATATAATAGTGATATGGTACTTTATTATATGAGTTATTACCAGAAAAATAAAGAAGAACCTGAAAATATAATTGATAATAATATATTAAGTGATTATAGAAAAATAGGAAAATTGTTTGAAATAGGTGGAAGAAATAATGAAAGAATAAAAATATTAAAAGAGATAGTAATGGGAATAGAGCAAGAAGTAGTAATAAGTAGTAGATTTAATTTAGAAATAGAGTTTAATTTAGATGATTTTAAATCTTTGTTATTTTATATGGGACTTATGACAATAAAAAGAGTAGATGAATTTGGAGCAGTATATATAGGGGTTCCAAACTATGTAATAAGAGAATTATATTTTGAATATTTCAATAAAATAATAGAAGAAGAAGCAGATTTTAAAATAGATGATAGCAAAATTAGAGAAGCGATATTAGAAATAGCAAGAGATGGTAAAATTGATAAATTAATAAAATTAACAGAAAATATATTGCATAAACTATCAAATAGAGACTTCATAAAATTTGATGAAAAATATGTAAAAGTAATAATGTTAATGTATTTATATAAAAGTAATTTATATTTCACAAAGAGTGAATATGAGGTAGAAGATGGATATATAGATATAGTGTTGAAAAAAGGGACAATAGGACAGCCGAGATATTATGGAATGTTTGAATTGAAATATATATCAAAGAAAGATTATACAGAAGACTTATTAAAGAAAAAATTAGAAGAAGCAAAAGAACAATTAATGAAATATAAAGAATCAGAAGAACTAAGAAGTATGAATAATATGAAAAAATGGGCTTTGGTATTTGTAGGATCTGAATGTAAGGGAATGGAATGTATAAGTGATAATATGAAAAAAGATATTATGTAA